A window of the bacterium genome harbors these coding sequences:
- the acpS gene encoding holo-ACP synthase produces MEIGIDIIEIDRIRNSLRNPRFSERILTEKERYYCKREEQIAGRFSAKEAIMKALGKRVPWKDIEILNEEDGHPVVNLYGKAKEIAGGRQIVISISHSRTHAVAVALLI; encoded by the coding sequence ATGGAAATAGGCATAGACATAATAGAGATTGATAGGATAAGGAACTCACTGCGAAATCCTCGCTTTTCGGAACGAATACTAACCGAAAAGGAAAGATATTATTGCAAAAGAGAGGAGCAGATAGCGGGACGTTTCTCCGCCAAGGAGGCGATTATGAAAGCCTTAGGTAAGAGGGTTCCATGGAAGGACATAGAGATATTAAATGAGGAAGATGGACACCCTGTTGTGAACCTCTACGGCAAGGCAAAGGAGATAGCGGGTGGAAGGCAAATCGTTATCAGCATCTCCCATTCCCGAACCCACGCCGTGGCTGTAGCGCTTTTAATTTAA
- a CDS encoding PD-(D/E)XK nuclease family protein yields MELSFSQLAEYSECPRRYYYRYVQGRSLPKQSEEMAIGSAFHDLLKFIFSSTLFRPSQEEIEARLRSLLSGKLGAEKMDEVMELGKKVITNLLQEDPSNIFEIEFPFSLSLGEHIIRGRMDRVDKYKNGEVEIIEYKLHGGGRWRNNLQLALYHLAAENLWHPPAIKLTIASFVDNKKESYYLQEEEVIEGREKIIHLASGIERGDFTPLRAEHCFKCPFFQVCFKEIPPERESLL; encoded by the coding sequence ATGGAGCTTTCGTTCTCTCAATTAGCCGAATACTCTGAATGCCCCAGGAGATACTACTATCGCTATGTGCAGGGTCGTTCTCTTCCCAAGCAGAGCGAGGAGATGGCTATAGGCTCTGCCTTCCACGACCTCCTCAAATTCATCTTCTCTTCCACCCTCTTCCGTCCCTCCCAAGAGGAGATTGAAGCCCGCCTCCGCTCACTATTGAGCGGGAAATTGGGAGCGGAAAAAATGGACGAGGTCATGGAGCTTGGGAAAAAAGTGATAACTAATCTCCTCCAGGAAGACCCAAGCAACATCTTTGAAATAGAGTTCCCTTTCTCCTTGAGTTTGGGGGAACATATAATCAGGGGGAGGATGGATAGGGTAGATAAGTATAAGAACGGCGAGGTTGAGATAATAGAATACAAGCTCCACGGCGGAGGTAGATGGAGGAATAATCTCCAGCTCGCCCTATATCATCTCGCAGCGGAGAATCTATGGCACCCTCCCGCAATAAAGCTCACCATAGCCTCATTCGTTGATAACAAAAAGGAGAGCTATTATCTTCAGGAGGAAGAAGTAATTGAGGGTAGGGAGAAAATAATCCACCTGGCGAGCGGGATAGAAAGGGGGGACTTCACGCCCCTTCGCGCCGAGCATTGTTTCAAATGCCCCTTCTTCCAGGTCTGCTTTAAAGAGATTCCTCCGGAAAGGGAGAGCTTGCTTTGA
- a CDS encoding protein kinase, producing the protein MSEKTVQRLGKYEIIREIGRSNDIVYEAYDPQLKRRVAIKELVIPPGLSGEKAVERRERFYREARAAGSLQHPNIVTIYEVGEDNGRHYMVMELLEGQNLREVLQVKGVLSLDEALNITEQVLNALIVAHSHGVIHRDIKPENIHILPSGIVKLTDFGIARITFEPSLTMEGEVFGTPSYMSPEQIKGLSIDGRSDLFSLGVVMYEMLSGRKPFPGDSPVTITYNILSQQPEPIPGLPLPVWEVIRKALEKNPADRFRDAEEMLNSLKKARELISPTVSRVSTPPPSVSAPSAPAPSVPAPSAPASLPSIADEQTTHLPPRRKLVYLSESQKNFLLLILLTLMGTGTLFLIIFGAQMMAEKWQIVERRNKAIEFYNKALEYYQRGDYAIALNYTNQALLYDGDFLPARLLRGNIFSFYRQYDLALQEWRYVLSANPMSQEAEIAKRNMAGVYLLKGVEAYQRGDTREARNYWYMALTISPGSEPAMRAEEFLKQILPTFP; encoded by the coding sequence ATGAGCGAGAAAACCGTCCAGAGATTGGGGAAATACGAGATAATAAGGGAGATAGGACGCTCCAACGACATAGTTTATGAGGCTTATGACCCCCAGCTGAAAAGGAGGGTGGCGATAAAGGAGCTTGTTATTCCTCCGGGTCTTTCCGGTGAGAAGGCGGTTGAGCGGAGGGAACGATTTTATCGTGAGGCGAGGGCGGCTGGTTCACTCCAGCATCCTAACATAGTCACTATTTACGAGGTTGGGGAGGATAATGGTCGCCATTATATGGTGATGGAGCTCTTGGAGGGGCAGAACCTTAGGGAGGTACTGCAGGTTAAGGGAGTTCTATCGCTTGATGAAGCTTTAAATATAACGGAGCAGGTTTTAAATGCCCTTATCGTAGCCCATTCTCACGGCGTCATTCACAGGGACATAAAGCCGGAGAACATCCATATCCTTCCCTCTGGGATAGTGAAGCTAACGGATTTCGGGATAGCTCGCATAACCTTTGAGCCATCCCTCACTATGGAGGGAGAGGTTTTCGGCACGCCGAGCTATATGTCTCCCGAGCAAATCAAGGGGCTCAGCATAGATGGAAGGAGCGACCTGTTTTCCCTCGGCGTCGTGATGTATGAGATGTTGAGCGGGAGAAAGCCCTTCCCTGGCGACAGCCCGGTAACAATCACCTACAACATCCTTTCCCAGCAGCCGGAGCCCATTCCCGGTCTCCCCTTGCCTGTATGGGAAGTGATAAGGAAGGCTCTGGAGAAGAATCCCGCGGATAGATTTCGCGATGCGGAAGAGATGCTGAACTCCCTGAAGAAAGCAAGAGAGCTCATCTCCCCAACCGTTAGCAGGGTATCAACTCCTCCTCCCTCCGTTTCCGCTCCCTCGGCGCCAGCTCCCAGCGTTCCCGCTCCCAGCGCTCCTGCTTCTCTTCCCTCCATTGCGGACGAACAGACAACTCACCTCCCGCCCAGGAGGAAACTCGTATACCTATCCGAGTCGCAGAAGAATTTCCTCCTATTGATATTGCTAACCCTTATGGGAACAGGTACTCTCTTTTTAATCATATTCGGCGCCCAAATGATGGCGGAAAAGTGGCAGATAGTTGAGAGGAGAAATAAGGCAATTGAATTTTATAACAAGGCGCTGGAATATTATCAGAGAGGCGATTACGCAATCGCCCTCAACTATACAAATCAAGCCCTTCTTTACGATGGAGACTTCCTTCCTGCTCGTTTATTAAGGGGAAACATCTTTTCTTTTTATAGACAATACGACCTCGCCTTACAGGAATGGCGATACGTCCTCTCGGCAAATCCTATGAGTCAAGAGGCGGAGATAGCGAAGAGGAATATGGCGGGAGTTTATCTTCTTAAGGGAGTGGAGGCTTATCAGAGGGGAGATACACGAGAGGCTCGCAATTATTGGTATATGGCTTTGACGATATCTCCGGGAAGCGAGCCTGCTATGAGGGCAGAGGAATTTCTAAAACAGATATTGCCGACTTTCCCCTGA